Proteins from a genomic interval of Asticcacaulis sp. AND118:
- a CDS encoding DEAD/DEAH box helicase gives MRQLIVPAQRVRCKLRRFVIRRVTGYETILKSGQTLKIISAKTATPLEADLILLVADATDAKQIAEALELGEGRWINARPANIATMDHNTRVNLLSAVSASWTDAIYLREGRADEPVRPGLRRPQIGALHAALAHRTRSTAPATIVMPTGTGKTETMLALNAHEKFERLLVVVPTDALREQISSKFETFGVLRQQQCLADKASYPVVMRLSHIPTSPAEVDQIFDSANVIVTTMQIAGRADAPVQEQMAERASALFIDEAHHIGAPTWARFRGLFVDRDPPLPIVQFTATPFREDGRRVDGEFIYTYPLKKAQSEGYFKPIRFEAVFGLDQADADLAIAEKLGEVLQGDLDAGLNHLAMARCQTIERAKDLHRIYSALFPEFNPVIVHSQQSIRERRANLAALRRFESRAIVCVDMLGEGFDLPELKIAALHDPHKSIAVTIQFVGRFTRQDPRLGDATVIANTGVDDIDRSLAKLYAEDADWNALVEALSTAKIDRQVRRSEMFKGFVGDLNDIPLQTLEPKMNAVVYRTSCEAWEPLRAEDLYNPGIYLGMKVNPHQRVAIFVTRSEEQAGWTTAQHAINVFWDLHMVHWDPDRQLLYISSSAKGPYDRLAKVICGETARRVEGEEVFRCLHGFNRLILRNLGLTHHQGRGVRYSMYMGVDVADGLDTAKSQSRIKNNVFATGFLDGVPASRGCSAKGKFWSISPVRDLTDWVEWCADIGRAVNDPGITTDGVFKSAMRPRQINERPAVPPVAIHWPESLLTQIEDRVEITFGDRPVPFAECDIELLDHERTGPLRFSVHSNVDAAEFEIVFAEGGARYLQRSGPKATIKIGGKVKTLSESFGEDSPQIDFGDGSLLIYSHLYALPDGIKVEPYPRDRVETWDWSGTNIRTESQGPEKRSDSVQRRVIETLLADGNIYDLIFDDDGAGEIADVVAVRVTEGLVQVTLHHCKYSSADTPGARVKDLYEVCGQAQKSARWRDRPYRMFTHMLKREKLRLEKGTTSRFEHGTAAFLKKLKASWQDYRYEFDVRIIQPGLSRAAITEEGLHLLAGVETYLLETRAMKLRIIGSE, from the coding sequence GTGCGTCAGTTGATCGTTCCAGCCCAGCGCGTTCGCTGTAAATTACGTCGCTTCGTTATCCGCCGCGTCACAGGCTATGAGACTATCCTGAAGTCTGGACAGACGCTGAAAATTATAAGCGCGAAAACGGCAACACCACTTGAGGCTGACCTTATTCTTCTTGTGGCTGACGCCACAGACGCCAAACAAATAGCCGAAGCCCTGGAGCTTGGCGAAGGTCGCTGGATAAACGCTCGGCCGGCCAACATAGCCACGATGGATCACAACACGCGGGTAAATCTACTGTCTGCGGTCTCAGCCTCTTGGACTGACGCGATATATCTGCGCGAAGGACGCGCCGATGAGCCGGTGCGTCCAGGTTTGCGACGCCCTCAGATCGGAGCGCTTCACGCAGCGCTGGCACACAGAACACGATCGACCGCACCCGCAACCATTGTCATGCCGACGGGGACAGGCAAGACCGAAACGATGCTCGCTCTAAATGCCCACGAGAAGTTTGAGCGATTGTTGGTAGTGGTTCCGACCGACGCCTTACGCGAACAAATATCATCCAAGTTCGAAACCTTCGGCGTCTTGAGACAACAGCAATGCCTGGCCGATAAGGCTTCCTATCCGGTTGTCATGCGCCTATCGCATATCCCGACGAGTCCAGCGGAGGTCGACCAAATTTTCGACAGCGCAAATGTCATTGTCACCACAATGCAGATTGCCGGCCGCGCGGATGCGCCCGTTCAGGAGCAAATGGCCGAGCGTGCTTCAGCGCTCTTCATCGACGAGGCGCACCATATCGGTGCTCCGACTTGGGCTCGGTTTCGTGGCCTCTTTGTTGATCGAGATCCACCGCTCCCTATCGTTCAATTCACAGCCACCCCCTTCCGAGAGGATGGAAGACGCGTAGACGGGGAGTTCATCTACACCTACCCCCTCAAGAAGGCTCAATCAGAAGGATATTTCAAGCCCATTCGTTTTGAAGCCGTGTTTGGCCTCGACCAAGCTGATGCCGATCTGGCAATTGCCGAAAAGCTTGGTGAAGTCCTTCAGGGCGATCTGGACGCTGGCCTCAACCATCTTGCCATGGCGCGCTGCCAGACTATCGAGCGCGCTAAAGATCTTCACCGGATCTACAGCGCACTGTTCCCAGAATTCAACCCCGTCATCGTTCACAGCCAACAGTCTATCCGTGAACGCCGTGCAAACCTGGCCGCATTGAGGCGCTTCGAGAGCCGGGCCATCGTCTGCGTCGATATGCTTGGCGAAGGTTTCGATCTTCCGGAACTGAAAATCGCGGCGCTTCATGATCCGCACAAAAGCATTGCCGTTACCATCCAGTTCGTTGGCCGTTTCACGCGGCAAGATCCGCGCCTGGGCGATGCCACTGTTATCGCCAATACCGGCGTAGACGACATCGACCGTTCGTTAGCCAAGCTCTATGCGGAGGACGCCGACTGGAACGCTCTGGTCGAGGCCCTCAGCACGGCAAAGATCGACCGACAGGTTCGCCGCTCCGAAATGTTCAAGGGCTTCGTCGGGGACCTGAACGATATCCCGCTTCAGACGCTCGAACCAAAAATGAACGCGGTGGTCTATCGAACGTCGTGCGAGGCCTGGGAGCCACTACGTGCTGAGGACCTGTATAATCCAGGCATCTATCTCGGCATGAAGGTCAACCCACACCAGCGCGTCGCCATTTTCGTCACTCGATCGGAAGAACAAGCAGGATGGACCACGGCGCAGCATGCCATCAATGTCTTCTGGGACCTGCATATGGTCCACTGGGATCCAGACCGACAGCTTCTCTATATCAGCAGTTCAGCTAAAGGCCCCTACGACCGGCTCGCTAAAGTCATCTGTGGCGAAACAGCGCGTCGGGTGGAAGGAGAGGAAGTCTTCCGCTGCCTGCACGGATTCAACCGACTTATTCTGCGCAATCTCGGCTTAACCCACCATCAGGGACGCGGTGTTCGTTACTCAATGTACATGGGCGTTGATGTAGCGGACGGGCTTGATACCGCAAAATCGCAATCCCGCATTAAAAATAATGTCTTTGCGACCGGCTTCCTCGACGGCGTGCCCGCTTCACGCGGCTGCTCGGCAAAGGGCAAGTTCTGGTCGATCTCACCTGTCCGCGATCTAACCGACTGGGTTGAGTGGTGTGCTGATATCGGTCGGGCCGTAAACGATCCGGGGATCACCACTGATGGCGTTTTCAAAAGTGCCATGCGGCCTCGGCAAATCAACGAGAGGCCAGCAGTACCGCCGGTTGCGATCCATTGGCCAGAGTCACTGCTGACACAGATCGAGGATCGCGTCGAAATTACCTTCGGTGATCGGCCAGTCCCATTCGCCGAATGCGATATCGAATTGCTTGACCATGAACGCACAGGGCCACTGCGTTTCTCGGTCCACAGCAATGTTGATGCTGCTGAGTTTGAAATCGTTTTTGCGGAAGGCGGTGCCCGCTATCTGCAACGATCAGGGCCGAAGGCAACAATTAAGATTGGCGGCAAAGTGAAAACGCTGTCGGAATCTTTTGGTGAAGACTCCCCTCAGATTGATTTCGGGGACGGGTCTCTCCTCATCTACAGCCATCTCTATGCCTTACCAGACGGTATTAAGGTTGAACCATATCCTCGAGATCGAGTGGAAACCTGGGACTGGTCCGGGACCAATATTCGAACAGAATCACAGGGACCAGAAAAGCGCTCAGATTCCGTCCAGCGACGGGTGATCGAGACATTGCTCGCGGATGGAAACATCTATGATCTTATTTTCGACGATGACGGAGCTGGTGAAATAGCGGACGTAGTTGCCGTTCGTGTGACGGAAGGCCTTGTGCAAGTAACCCTCCACCACTGCAAATACTCCAGCGCGGACACACCAGGTGCGCGCGTAAAAGACCTTTACGAGGTCTGTGGCCAGGCCCAAAAATCGGCACGTTGGCGTGATCGCCCCTATAGAATGTTCACGCACATGCTGAAGCGTGAGAAGTTGCGTCTTGAAAAAGGCACCACCTCGCGTTTCGAGCACGGAACTGCCGCGT
- a CDS encoding WYL domain-containing protein, whose translation MRWGVEQRLEFIEFRLFWEGSINRADITNFFGVSVPQASKDLTAYQERAPGNMEYDTHAKRYVAAEKFVLRFLDPDPHMYLSQLRAVTEGMVPAHDSWIAALPKADVALTPKRDVDIGVLRGVLEAVRKGASVEVFYQSMNKVRPEPIWRRITPHAFGFDGFRWHVRAYCHLEHRFKDFLLPRILEVGVKGEPGEGEGQDWLWNNYFDVIIGPHPALTPSQQKVVAKDYGLDHGHGVLSVRYAMLFYVLKRLGLLGDATKQSAHTQHIVTINRKETEAALEKAELQL comes from the coding sequence TTGCGCTGGGGTGTCGAGCAAAGGCTAGAGTTTATCGAGTTCCGCCTGTTCTGGGAGGGATCGATAAATCGCGCTGACATTACGAATTTTTTCGGCGTGTCGGTTCCTCAGGCTTCAAAGGACCTGACCGCCTACCAGGAGCGTGCCCCTGGAAACATGGAATATGACACGCACGCCAAACGCTATGTTGCCGCAGAGAAATTCGTGCTGCGCTTCCTTGATCCAGATCCTCATATGTATTTGTCGCAACTCCGTGCCGTAACTGAGGGAATGGTCCCTGCGCATGATTCTTGGATCGCTGCGCTTCCGAAAGCGGATGTCGCTCTGACGCCGAAGCGCGATGTAGATATCGGCGTTCTCAGGGGGGTGCTTGAGGCCGTACGCAAAGGCGCTTCAGTTGAAGTCTTTTACCAGTCGATGAATAAGGTGCGCCCGGAGCCGATTTGGCGTCGTATCACGCCTCACGCTTTTGGTTTTGATGGTTTCCGTTGGCACGTTCGCGCTTACTGTCATCTTGAGCATCGGTTCAAAGATTTTCTCCTTCCTCGCATATTAGAGGTTGGTGTTAAGGGAGAGCCCGGCGAAGGCGAAGGGCAGGATTGGCTTTGGAATAACTATTTCGATGTGATCATCGGACCACATCCTGCGCTTACGCCAAGTCAGCAAAAAGTCGTCGCCAAGGATTACGGTCTCGACCACGGTCACGGGGTGCTTTCAGTTCGCTATGCGATGCTTTTCTACGTATTGAAGCGGTTGGGTCTGCTTGGGGACGCTACAAAACAGAGTGCTCATACCCAGCATATTGTGACCATTAATCGCAAAGAGACCGAAGCGGCGCTTGAAAAAGCGGAGCTTCAGCTATGA
- a CDS encoding helicase-related protein — translation MAARLEDIKNGASVRGVASAQAVHVISVDWIGDQAVSVVYRDHNGAVAESVLYRDDEHRLDVEQNGRPWSFDADGALLRLVTEANRIKLAHYFDPYLAIHTSLVDPLPHQISAVYGEMLPRQPLRFLLADDPGAGKTIMAGLLMKELIARSDLERCLVVAPGSLVEQWQDELGQKFNLEFDILSRDMIENSRSGNPFSDRDRLIVRLDVLARNEELQEKLMSAREWDLIICDEAHRMSATYFGGEVKYTRRYQVGQKLGQVCRHLLLMSATPHNGKEEDFQLFMALLDGDRFEGRFRDGVHYADTEDMMRRLTKEELLKFDGRPLFPERRARTVKYQLSEGEAALYTAVTEYVRTEMNRVQRFAEGDGKKRNNVGFALQILQRRLASSPAAIYQSLKRRRERLENELGEARLAAKGRRAGTSEPTINADMLGNIEEYGQEEIDELEDLISTGATTAETVEQLALEVETLKGLETMALGVLRSGVDTKWTQLNRILDDDLMVDAAGNRRKLIIFTEPKDTLHYLLDKVRARIGNPEAVEVIHGGVSREERRKVVERFMQDKDMLVLIANDAAGEGVNLQRGHLMVNYDLPWNPNKIEQRFGRIHRIGQTEVCHLWNLVAADTREGEVYARLLEKLEAAREALGGRVYDVLGELFDGVALKDLLFEAIQYGEREEVKARLFQQVDGAVDQANLLELLRRRALTNDTMPEAKVEELRLEMERAEALRLQPHHIQSFFVEAFQHLGGRIKRREEGRWEVTHVPVRIRERDRQIGTGAPLQTQYERICFEKDKINQQPVAAFVCPGHPLLEAVISLIREQYEQIMRQGAILVDDTDAGDALSAIFLLEHTVQDGRVTSVGKPHVISQRLQFAAIDKAGNTVNAGIAPHLNLRPAKPEEVASVRDLLEESWLTTDLEKAAIRFATVELAQGHVAEVKARRLPEIEKVEQEVRARLKKEINYWDSRAFELKEEERAGKKTRVNWQNAQRRAEDLADRQKRRMDQLERERFISSQPPRVRGGMVVIPRGLLEERQVPSIPNHFAEDPVARRVIELAAMEAVMAAERALGNEPADVSAQKIGYDIASHDPKSGHLRFIEVKGRIDGADSVMVTRQEVITSLHEPEKFILAIVPVAAGFAHAPRYVRGPLVEREPSFLETAIQFDLRRLLERAEAPL, via the coding sequence ATGGCTGCGCGGCTTGAAGACATAAAGAACGGCGCATCGGTGCGGGGCGTGGCCTCGGCTCAGGCTGTGCATGTCATTTCGGTGGACTGGATCGGCGATCAGGCGGTCAGCGTCGTCTATCGCGATCACAATGGCGCGGTGGCGGAGTCGGTCCTCTACCGCGACGATGAGCATCGGCTCGATGTCGAACAGAATGGACGCCCGTGGTCGTTCGACGCTGATGGCGCTTTGTTGCGCTTGGTGACGGAGGCTAACCGCATCAAACTGGCGCACTACTTCGATCCCTATCTGGCGATCCATACGAGTCTGGTCGATCCGCTGCCGCACCAGATTTCGGCGGTCTATGGCGAGATGCTGCCGCGACAGCCGCTGCGCTTCCTGCTCGCCGACGATCCCGGCGCCGGCAAGACGATTATGGCCGGGCTGCTGATGAAGGAACTGATCGCCCGTAGCGACCTGGAGCGCTGCCTCGTGGTCGCGCCCGGCAGCCTGGTCGAACAATGGCAGGACGAACTTGGCCAGAAATTCAATCTGGAGTTCGACATCCTTTCCCGCGACATGATCGAGAATTCGCGATCAGGCAATCCGTTTAGCGACCGGGACCGGCTGATCGTCCGTCTCGATGTGCTGGCGCGCAACGAGGAGCTTCAGGAGAAGCTCATGAGCGCGCGCGAATGGGACCTCATCATCTGCGACGAAGCCCATCGCATGTCGGCCACCTATTTTGGCGGAGAGGTGAAATACACCCGCCGCTATCAGGTCGGCCAGAAGCTCGGCCAGGTCTGCCGGCATCTGCTGTTGATGTCGGCCACACCGCACAATGGCAAGGAAGAGGATTTCCAGCTCTTCATGGCGCTGCTCGACGGCGATCGGTTCGAGGGCCGGTTCCGCGATGGTGTCCACTACGCCGACACCGAAGACATGATGCGGCGGCTGACCAAGGAGGAACTGCTCAAGTTCGACGGTCGGCCGCTCTTCCCCGAGCGGCGGGCGCGCACGGTCAAATATCAGCTCTCGGAGGGGGAGGCAGCGCTCTACACCGCCGTCACGGAATATGTGCGAACGGAGATGAACCGCGTGCAGCGCTTCGCGGAGGGCGACGGGAAGAAGCGCAACAATGTCGGCTTCGCCTTGCAGATCCTCCAGCGCCGGCTCGCTTCGTCACCGGCCGCAATCTACCAGTCCCTTAAACGTCGCCGTGAGCGGCTAGAAAACGAACTGGGCGAAGCCCGCCTTGCCGCCAAGGGCCGCCGGGCAGGTACGAGCGAGCCGACGATTAATGCCGACATGCTCGGCAACATCGAGGAATATGGCCAGGAGGAGATCGACGAGCTTGAGGACCTGATCTCGACGGGCGCGACGACGGCCGAGACGGTCGAGCAACTCGCTTTGGAAGTCGAGACGCTGAAGGGGTTAGAGACGATGGCGCTCGGCGTGTTGCGCTCGGGCGTGGATACGAAGTGGACCCAGCTGAACCGCATCCTCGACGACGATCTGATGGTCGATGCGGCTGGCAATCGCCGCAAGCTGATCATCTTCACGGAGCCCAAGGACACGCTGCACTACCTGCTCGACAAGGTCAGGGCGCGGATCGGCAATCCCGAGGCGGTCGAGGTGATCCACGGCGGCGTGTCGCGCGAAGAGCGGCGCAAGGTCGTCGAGCGCTTCATGCAGGACAAGGACATGCTGGTCCTGATCGCCAACGACGCGGCCGGTGAAGGCGTGAACCTTCAGCGCGGCCACCTGATGGTCAATTACGACCTGCCGTGGAACCCGAACAAGATCGAGCAACGGTTCGGCCGCATCCATCGCATCGGTCAGACCGAGGTGTGCCACCTGTGGAATCTCGTCGCGGCCGATACGCGCGAGGGCGAGGTCTACGCCCGGCTGCTCGAAAAGCTGGAAGCCGCGCGCGAGGCGCTGGGCGGCCGCGTCTATGACGTGCTCGGCGAATTGTTCGACGGCGTGGCGCTCAAGGATCTGTTGTTCGAGGCGATCCAGTATGGCGAGCGGGAAGAGGTCAAGGCCCGCCTGTTCCAGCAGGTCGATGGCGCCGTCGACCAGGCGAACCTGCTTGAGCTTCTGCGCCGCCGCGCCCTGACCAACGACACGATGCCGGAGGCCAAGGTCGAGGAACTGCGCCTTGAAATGGAGCGCGCCGAAGCGTTGCGCCTGCAGCCGCATCACATCCAGAGCTTCTTCGTCGAGGCGTTCCAGCATCTAGGCGGCCGGATCAAGCGCCGTGAAGAAGGGCGCTGGGAGGTCACGCATGTACCTGTGCGTATCCGTGAGCGGGACCGCCAGATCGGAACCGGCGCGCCGCTTCAGACGCAGTATGAGCGGATCTGCTTCGAGAAAGACAAGATCAACCAGCAGCCGGTCGCGGCATTCGTCTGCCCCGGCCATCCGCTGCTCGAAGCCGTGATCAGCCTGATCCGCGAGCAGTATGAGCAGATCATGCGGCAGGGTGCGATCCTGGTAGACGACACCGATGCGGGCGACGCGCTGTCGGCGATTTTCCTGCTGGAGCACACCGTTCAGGACGGCCGCGTCACCAGTGTCGGCAAGCCGCATGTAATTTCGCAGCGGCTCCAGTTCGCCGCCATCGACAAGGCCGGAAACACCGTAAACGCCGGCATCGCGCCGCATTTGAACCTGCGGCCTGCCAAGCCGGAAGAGGTCGCCAGCGTGCGTGATCTTCTGGAAGAGAGCTGGCTGACCACCGATCTGGAAAAGGCCGCGATCCGGTTCGCGACGGTCGAGCTGGCGCAGGGCCATGTCGCCGAGGTCAAGGCGCGGCGCTTGCCCGAGATCGAAAAGGTCGAGCAGGAGGTTCGCGCCCGGCTCAAGAAGGAGATCAATTACTGGGACTCGCGCGCCTTCGAGCTGAAGGAAGAGGAGCGGGCCGGCAAGAAGACTCGGGTGAACTGGCAGAACGCGCAGCGCCGGGCCGAGGATCTGGCGGATCGGCAAAAGCGCCGCATGGACCAGCTTGAACGGGAGCGGTTCATCTCCTCGCAGCCGCCGCGCGTGCGGGGCGGCATGGTCGTCATCCCGCGTGGGCTACTGGAAGAGCGTCAGGTGCCAAGCATCCCGAACCATTTCGCGGAAGACCCCGTTGCGCGCCGGGTGATCGAGCTTGCTGCGATGGAAGCCGTCATGGCGGCCGAGCGGGCGCTGGGCAATGAGCCGGCCGACGTCTCCGCCCAGAAGATCGGCTATGACATCGCCTCGCACGATCCGAAGTCGGGACATCTGCGCTTCATCGAGGTCAAGGGGCGCATCGACGGAGCCGACAGCGTGATGGTCACGCGGCAGGAGGTCATCACCTCCCTGCACGAGCCGGAGAAGTTCATCCTCGCTATTGTGCCGGTTGCCGCCGGTTTCGCCCATGCGCCGCGCTATGTGCGCGGCCCGCTCGTGGAACGGGAACCGTCCTTCCTCGAAACCGCGATCCAGTTCGACCTTCGGCGCCTTCTGGAGCGCGCGGAGGCTCCGCTGTGA